The following proteins are co-located in the Polystyrenella longa genome:
- a CDS encoding response regulator produces MDSHPLTIEFTNTNLHLLIYQLGVFIMKRKAVLTTGEVARYCSVHFRTVLRWIERGDLNAYKLPGRGDNRIRIEDFLDFLAEHEMPIPAELGEEVNNKILIVEDEPRMARCIERVLHGTKYEAVVATDGFRAGAYLKTFQPRVMTLDLQMPGLSGFDVLTFVRATKELCDTRILVLSGLGEEELTQASLAGADAVMSKPFDNDELLATINQLMESPQGAHV; encoded by the coding sequence TCACCATTGAATTTACCAACACGAATTTACATCTACTGATTTATCAACTGGGAGTGTTCATCATGAAACGTAAAGCTGTTTTGACGACCGGGGAAGTTGCCCGCTATTGTTCCGTACATTTTCGCACAGTTTTACGATGGATCGAACGAGGCGACTTAAACGCTTACAAGTTACCCGGACGAGGTGACAACCGAATACGAATTGAAGACTTTCTCGACTTCCTGGCAGAACATGAAATGCCGATTCCCGCCGAGTTGGGAGAAGAAGTAAATAATAAAATTCTGATCGTCGAAGATGAGCCCCGCATGGCTCGCTGCATTGAACGCGTGCTGCATGGCACGAAGTATGAAGCTGTTGTCGCCACGGATGGATTTCGGGCAGGGGCATACTTGAAAACCTTTCAGCCCCGCGTGATGACTCTCGACCTGCAAATGCCGGGTCTGAGTGGCTTCGATGTGCTGACGTTTGTCCGTGCAACCAAAGAATTATGCGATACACGCATCCTGGTGCTATCCGGTCTGGGCGAAGAAGAGTTGACACAAGCCTCTCTCGCTGGAGCCGATGCCGTCATGTCCAAACCCTTTGATAATGACGAGTTGCTGGCCACGATCAACCAGCTGATGGAAAGCCCTCAAGGGGCCCATGTTTAA